In Archangium violaceum, the following are encoded in one genomic region:
- a CDS encoding pentapeptide repeat-containing protein — MAWLENVIYKNQEIENERLELTDKNSLYYLSTNLTLRHCTVVLKVPASRLIINQARFIDCTFEVKQELKNHQQWIGASLKGCRFKGRLSGCDFGHWPEYGSEPEYQMGAIEDCDFTEARLDECRFHGDNPRTLRFPKWPCFTLLDPVRRADELRNLKWPDRFGRSLASLLDQSPEKRIKHPRSTMALSYYAPAEAKRLGITEEAFKAAIEKCDFIVY, encoded by the coding sequence ATGGCGTGGCTCGAGAACGTCATTTACAAAAATCAGGAGATCGAAAACGAGCGGTTGGAGCTGACCGACAAGAACTCGCTCTATTACCTCAGCACCAACCTGACGCTGCGCCACTGCACCGTCGTCCTGAAGGTTCCCGCCAGTCGCCTGATCATCAATCAGGCTCGTTTCATTGATTGCACCTTCGAGGTGAAGCAGGAGTTGAAGAACCATCAACAGTGGATAGGTGCGTCCCTGAAGGGGTGCCGGTTCAAGGGGCGGTTGTCAGGGTGCGACTTCGGGCATTGGCCCGAATACGGGAGTGAGCCGGAGTACCAGATGGGCGCCATCGAGGACTGTGACTTCACCGAGGCCCGCTTGGACGAGTGCCGCTTCCACGGGGACAATCCCCGCACCCTCCGGTTTCCCAAGTGGCCCTGCTTCACCCTCCTGGATCCTGTCCGTCGAGCCGACGAGCTCCGCAACCTCAAGTGGCCGGACCGGTTTGGCAGATCGCTGGCATCCCTGTTGGATCAGAGTCCGGAGAAACGAATCAAGCACCCGCGCTCCACGATGGCCTTGAGCTACTACGCTCCCGCGGAGGCCAAGCGGTTGGGCATCACGGAAGAGGCGTTCAAAGCCGCCATCGAGAAGTGCGACTTCATCGTCTACTGA